The following proteins are co-located in the Acidimicrobiales bacterium genome:
- a CDS encoding DUF1801 domain-containing protein — MEDFPDVDAYLAASTQWPDEITAIRPVLLACGLDEEIKWGKPCYCLDDANIVLLQEFSDHLALMFFKGVLLDDPDGVLHAQGPHTHGPKRMRFTSVADVEELAATITAYVREAIGHEEAGTELPERPDEELAPELVERLAAHDQLAEAFYDLTPGRQREYNLYVSGAKQASTRESRIDKITPRILAGKGLRDR; from the coding sequence GTGGAGGACTTCCCCGACGTCGACGCCTACCTGGCCGCCTCCACCCAGTGGCCCGACGAGATCACCGCGATCCGGCCAGTGCTGCTCGCCTGCGGGCTGGACGAAGAGATCAAGTGGGGCAAGCCCTGCTACTGCCTCGATGACGCGAACATCGTCCTGCTGCAGGAGTTCTCCGACCACCTCGCCCTCATGTTCTTCAAAGGTGTCCTCCTCGACGACCCCGACGGCGTGCTCCACGCCCAAGGACCGCACACCCACGGCCCCAAGCGCATGCGCTTCACCTCCGTGGCCGACGTCGAGGAGCTCGCCGCCACCATCACCGCCTACGTCCGAGAAGCCATCGGGCACGAAGAGGCCGGCACCGAACTCCCCGAACGACCCGACGAGGAACTCGCGCCCGAGCTCGTCGAACGGCTCGCAGCCCACGATCAGTTGGCCGAAGCGTTCTACGACCTCACCCCCGGCCGCCAACGCGAGTACAACCTCTACGTCTCCGGGGCGAAACAAGCCAGCACCCGGGAGAGCCGCATCGACAAGATCACCCCCCGCATCCTCGCCGGCAAGGGACTCCGAGACCGATAG
- a CDS encoding TIGR03086 family metal-binding protein, translating into MYPAALAEALEAQVTVGQAIETVDLGLDSRCPGWQVRDVLNHSIAVTLKFAAFARGDTDAPRTPKGDHLGTDHRAALRNAATTARDAWLGTDLTRTCHLPFGSYPASIAAGINLFDVLAHCWDIAGPTRNQLAIPNRLWEDGLTAAHAVIGHERDLDHYSAEIDVAATASPAEKFLAFLGRAEEPLEPKHDGEADPRAELPDDASPA; encoded by the coding sequence ATGTACCCGGCAGCATTGGCAGAAGCGCTCGAAGCCCAGGTGACAGTGGGTCAGGCCATCGAGACCGTTGACCTCGGCCTCGACTCGCGATGCCCCGGCTGGCAGGTGCGAGACGTCCTGAACCACTCGATCGCCGTGACGCTGAAGTTCGCAGCTTTCGCTCGTGGCGACACCGACGCTCCCCGAACCCCCAAAGGGGACCACCTCGGAACCGACCATCGAGCAGCGCTCCGCAACGCTGCTACCACCGCAAGGGACGCCTGGCTCGGCACCGACCTCACCCGAACCTGCCATCTCCCGTTCGGCTCGTACCCGGCATCCATCGCCGCCGGTATCAACCTGTTCGACGTCCTCGCTCACTGCTGGGACATCGCGGGGCCCACCCGAAACCAGCTCGCGATTCCGAACCGCCTCTGGGAAGATGGTCTGACCGCAGCCCACGCCGTCATCGGACACGAGCGCGACCTCGACCACTACAGCGCCGAGATCGACGTAGCCGCCACCGCGTCACCCGCCGAGAAGTTCCTCGCGTTCCTCGGCCGCGCCGAAGAGCCGCTCGAGCCGAAGCACGACGGCGAAGCTGACCCACGAGCGGAGCTGCCGGACGATGCGTCGCCAGCCTGA